The Rhodospirillaceae bacterium genomic sequence CGCACATCGGATATAAATGCGGCGGCCTGCTTCGAATACTCTAAAAGGTTTTCGTGGGGCTGAACGATCAAGGTCGGCTGTGAGATCAGCGGAAAACGTTCAGCAACGTCGTACGTCCAGACCCCACGATAAGGCCACCAATACCGATCAAGCGGCTTGGCCTTCTCCACAAAAACCTCGGCCGCACGCTCCAACGGGACGCGGCGATCGCGTTTGCTGACCACAAAGGTCCAAAGGCGCTCTAACTGCCCCATGATATCTTTACCGTCTTCCGTAATGCGGGGCCGCGCTTCAATAGCGGCCAATCGCTCCAGTCGCTCTTCAGGCGTGCGGAACGGTATGCCTGAGATGGCAAGGCGGCCAACTTTTTGTGGTTGAGCAATCGCCAGTTCTGCAGCGAGAAAACTACCGGTGTGGAACCCAAAAACATCGACAGGAGTTTGCCCACCGAGATTGAGACTCTCAATGCCATCCGCAAACGCAGTTGCATATCCGGCCATATCCATCGGCTCCGGGGGCCAATCAGACATGCCGTTTCCAGGCGTATCAAAAGCGACAACCTCTCGGTCTGTAGCCATTTCTCTGATGAGCGGCTCATATTCCACAGACGAGGACGGGTTCTGATGCAACAGCACCAACGATGGCTTTTCTGATCGTCCAGAGGTGGGCAAACCTCGAATGAAGTGCAACTGTCCAAACCTGCATTCTGTATAACCACGCTTAACGGAAATCCCATCAACTGAAGTTTTTTGAGTCACGCCAGAACCTTCCGA encodes the following:
- a CDS encoding alpha/beta fold hydrolase, with translation MMTLSGRRKILSRFGAGALMLTAGALGLGSVRSVQAQNTKSSEGSGVTQKTSVDGISVKRGYTECRFGQLHFIRGLPTSGRSEKPSLVLLHQNPSSSVEYEPLIREMATDREVVAFDTPGNGMSDWPPEPMDMAGYATAFADGIESLNLGGQTPVDVFGFHTGSFLAAELAIAQPQKVGRLAISGIPFRTPEERLERLAAIEARPRITEDGKDIMGQLERLWTFVVSKRDRRVPLERAAEVFVEKAKPLDRYWWPYRGVWTYDVAERFPLISQPTLIVQPHENLLEYSKQAAAFISDVRMVELPDLERDVFDVGADQIAEKLRVFLS